In Fibrobacter sp. UWB15, the following proteins share a genomic window:
- a CDS encoding BamA/TamA family outer membrane protein, translating to MVKRESRCLFVWVLAALWFFGAVSLYAEDESPSNSTEQTSEKSAMSWPLEYIIQPFLNGLIYPLAKPVDYAIKNGIIEKSVELISFGEDYKIMIYPSFNFKPGSRTMVGANYRHRSVFLEKDYLVMQGEYYANGDVGLTARYVKHSLFGTSLFGGFRYDIDLDRDKRFNIPETKESYLQPDSSYQFTWRLGAPITKTANWNAELWASLYFSRASHPDIQDSVLISDDYKIEDRGLYQNVTQVPVGLSLVYDNLDLPYAPSRGSRVVLNGTYTFVGKYSGVRYDDLGISIEDGQDEVIKDGGKKHDFYTTEFIFQHYFLLGSSHQYVLSAKEARENRRFYTDFSWEEAVRVWRPENMRNTLFERRVIAMQYRLVSIWELEEGGAPHDAFINLNSKAPLRGYDDKWVTHNLMSFSVEYRWPVDRLVDGVIFDEYALIAPKIDKWSLDHYYNSWGFGIRVRQPDLYLFRLQFGFHGLHGVNLIMTIAPEFK from the coding sequence ATGGTAAAAAGGGAGTCGCGATGTCTCTTTGTTTGGGTGCTAGCCGCGCTATGGTTCTTTGGCGCGGTTTCGCTGTATGCAGAAGATGAATCGCCTTCGAATTCTACCGAACAAACGTCAGAAAAATCGGCCATGTCGTGGCCGCTCGAATATATAATCCAGCCTTTCTTGAACGGCTTGATTTACCCGTTGGCAAAGCCCGTGGACTACGCCATCAAGAACGGTATTATTGAAAAGTCTGTCGAGTTGATTTCTTTTGGCGAAGACTACAAGATCATGATTTACCCGAGCTTCAATTTCAAGCCGGGTTCGCGAACCATGGTGGGGGCGAATTATAGACACCGTAGCGTATTTCTCGAGAAAGATTATCTGGTCATGCAGGGGGAATACTACGCCAATGGTGATGTGGGCTTGACAGCCCGCTATGTAAAGCATTCCTTGTTTGGAACCAGTTTGTTTGGCGGCTTTAGGTACGATATCGATCTGGATCGCGATAAACGGTTCAATATCCCTGAAACCAAGGAAAGTTACTTGCAGCCTGATTCCAGCTACCAGTTTACCTGGCGTTTGGGCGCTCCTATTACCAAAACAGCTAATTGGAATGCAGAGCTTTGGGCGTCCCTGTATTTCAGCCGCGCCAGTCACCCCGACATTCAAGATTCGGTGCTGATAAGCGATGACTATAAAATTGAAGACCGTGGCTTGTACCAGAATGTAACCCAAGTGCCGGTTGGCCTTTCTCTGGTGTACGACAATCTTGATTTGCCTTATGCTCCTTCACGTGGCAGCCGCGTGGTCTTGAATGGTACCTATACCTTTGTGGGCAAGTATTCTGGGGTGCGCTACGATGATTTAGGCATTTCCATCGAGGATGGACAAGACGAAGTTATCAAGGATGGTGGAAAGAAACATGATTTCTATACCACCGAATTCATTTTCCAGCATTATTTCTTATTGGGTTCTTCGCACCAATATGTACTTTCGGCAAAGGAAGCTCGTGAAAACCGTCGGTTCTATACGGATTTTTCATGGGAAGAAGCGGTGCGTGTTTGGCGACCCGAAAATATGCGTAACACCCTTTTTGAACGCAGGGTGATTGCCATGCAGTATCGATTGGTTTCCATTTGGGAGCTTGAGGAGGGGGGCGCTCCACATGATGCTTTTATCAACTTGAATTCTAAGGCACCTTTGCGCGGTTATGATGACAAGTGGGTTACTCATAACCTGATGTCTTTTAGCGTGGAATACCGCTGGCCGGTGGACCGCTTGGTAGACGGCGTGATTTTTGACGAATATGCCTTGATCGCACCCAAAATCGACAAGTGGAGCTTGGACCATTATTACAATTCGTGGGGTTTTGGTATCCGTGTACGTCAGCCGGATCTTTATCTTTTCCGCTTGCAGTTCGGTTTCCATGGCCTGCATGGCGTGAACCTTATCATGACCATCGCCCCCGAATTCAAGTAA
- a CDS encoding serine/threonine-protein kinase — protein MIAPQKSEVFPRPFNENYDLIGTLGKGGMGNVYKALDKRLGREVAFKILDASSDEEAIKRFYMEAQAMKELDHQNIVHVFDFGQEKNQLFIAMTYVEGINLADILHKKEQLSFEAIEVIIRQIARGLLYAHSKGIVHRDVKPSNIMLTRDNRVYIMDFGISYIQEMEKDRLTRTGMTMGTPEYMSPEQCHGDNVTIQSDIYSMGVILFEMTCGRLPFEGNRPVEIALKHVQEQPPAPELFRKDMPPGLSKLILKCLKKKLNERFHDMQEFLDACDQVFPTEKTVQRPTMGHTPLRRRTASIAEMANIITPRARMLQKKLTALAIFIFPLIIMLLILLMLTHKPESTLRELEWNDALGNFETKQLEIDISGGYPLKNLNDNDLKTAWLYTMPQKPQNPVLTLYFDGNAIVTHFGIAIGYQKSVDDAFGDRFRIFKKPKTITLETKDGFKQKVKLENIRGMQYPNIQAMETSELKVYLDDVYEAENEDFAISEIRLLGMELP, from the coding sequence ATGATCGCCCCGCAAAAGTCTGAAGTATTTCCGCGTCCTTTTAACGAAAACTACGACCTCATTGGCACCCTCGGTAAGGGGGGCATGGGAAATGTTTACAAAGCCCTAGACAAAAGGCTCGGACGCGAAGTCGCATTCAAGATTTTGGACGCATCTTCCGATGAAGAAGCGATCAAGCGTTTCTATATGGAAGCGCAGGCAATGAAGGAACTGGACCACCAGAATATCGTTCACGTATTCGACTTCGGTCAAGAAAAGAACCAGCTCTTTATTGCCATGACTTATGTGGAAGGCATTAACCTTGCCGACATTCTGCACAAGAAGGAACAGCTTTCGTTCGAAGCGATCGAAGTCATTATCCGCCAGATTGCTCGCGGACTTCTTTACGCTCATAGCAAGGGCATCGTTCATCGCGACGTAAAACCCTCGAACATCATGCTTACCCGCGACAACCGAGTCTACATCATGGACTTCGGCATTTCCTACATCCAGGAAATGGAAAAGGACAGACTCACGCGCACGGGCATGACCATGGGTACCCCCGAATACATGAGCCCTGAACAGTGCCACGGCGACAACGTGACCATTCAGTCTGACATTTACAGCATGGGCGTGATCCTTTTCGAAATGACCTGCGGCCGCCTCCCCTTCGAAGGCAATCGCCCGGTAGAAATCGCCCTGAAGCACGTTCAGGAACAGCCGCCTGCACCGGAACTTTTCCGCAAGGACATGCCCCCCGGTCTTTCGAAGTTGATCCTCAAGTGCTTAAAGAAAAAGCTGAACGAACGTTTCCATGACATGCAAGAATTTTTGGACGCCTGCGACCAAGTGTTCCCTACCGAAAAGACGGTTCAGCGCCCCACCATGGGCCACACGCCGCTCCGCCGCCGCACGGCATCGATCGCCGAAATGGCAAACATCATTACGCCGCGCGCCCGCATGCTCCAAAAAAAGCTCACGGCTCTTGCCATCTTCATTTTCCCGCTCATCATCATGCTCCTAATTTTGCTGATGCTGACGCACAAGCCCGAAAGTACCTTGCGCGAACTGGAATGGAACGACGCTCTCGGAAATTTTGAAACGAAGCAGTTGGAAATCGACATTTCCGGTGGCTACCCGCTCAAGAACTTGAACGACAACGACCTTAAGACGGCATGGCTCTACACGATGCCGCAAAAGCCGCAGAATCCGGTACTCACGCTCTACTTCGACGGTAACGCCATCGTGACGCATTTCGGTATCGCGATTGGTTACCAGAAGTCCGTAGACGATGCCTTCGGCGACCGTTTCCGTATCTTCAAGAAGCCAAAGACGATTACGCTCGAAACCAAGGACGGATTTAAACAGAAGGTCAAACTTGAAAACATCCGTGGCATGCAATACCCGAATATTCAAGCTATGGAAACCAGCGAACTCAAGGTTTACCTTGACGACGTCTACGAAGCCGAAAATGAAGATTTTGCTATTTCGGAAATTCGCCTGCTGGGTATGGAACTGCCCTAA
- a CDS encoding pyridoxal phosphate-dependent aminotransferase, with the protein MKDLSTRTLNIAASLTVAIDTLAKQMIADGKDVVSLGAGEPDFPTPTPIQDAACKAIREGKTRYTAPVGILDVRKAVAEKLKVENGLDYKPEQIIMTSGAKHAVFNSLAALVNEGDEVIIPAPYWVTYPELVKWLGGKPVIVNTRIEDGFKIKPEALKAAITAKTKAILLNNPCNPTGAVYSKAELEALSKVIVESDIYCISDEVYEYFTYDNEFCSAAALPGMAERTIVINGFSKSHCMTGWRIGYDAAPAEIAKIIGKIQGQATHHPSNVAQYAALGALQMDKSNVHAMQAAFRKRRDYMLKRTAEVLPEPCRAPEGAFYLFAPVKSFFGKKTPEGKVIGGSIELCEYLLQSQGLAIVPGAAFGDDSCVRFSYAASDETLQKACDRFIKGLKDLR; encoded by the coding sequence ATGAAAGACTTATCCACAAGAACTCTTAATATCGCCGCTTCTTTAACCGTCGCCATCGACACCTTGGCAAAACAGATGATTGCCGACGGCAAGGACGTCGTAAGCCTCGGCGCCGGCGAGCCCGATTTTCCGACTCCGACTCCGATTCAAGATGCCGCCTGCAAGGCCATTCGCGAAGGCAAGACCCGCTACACCGCTCCCGTAGGCATTCTCGATGTACGCAAGGCCGTCGCAGAAAAGCTCAAAGTCGAAAATGGTCTCGATTACAAGCCCGAACAGATCATTATGACCAGCGGCGCCAAGCACGCTGTGTTCAATTCCCTTGCAGCGCTCGTGAACGAAGGCGACGAGGTGATTATTCCGGCCCCGTACTGGGTGACTTACCCGGAACTGGTAAAGTGGCTTGGCGGAAAGCCGGTGATTGTAAACACCAGGATTGAAGATGGTTTCAAAATCAAACCCGAAGCCTTGAAAGCAGCCATTACCGCCAAGACCAAGGCGATCCTCTTGAACAACCCCTGCAACCCGACGGGTGCAGTCTACAGCAAGGCTGAACTCGAGGCTCTCTCGAAAGTGATTGTCGAAAGCGACATTTACTGCATTTCGGACGAAGTGTACGAATACTTCACCTACGACAACGAATTCTGCTCTGCAGCAGCCCTCCCCGGTATGGCCGAGCGCACCATCGTGATTAACGGATTTTCCAAGTCGCACTGCATGACCGGATGGCGTATCGGTTACGACGCCGCTCCTGCAGAAATCGCAAAGATTATCGGCAAGATTCAGGGACAAGCCACGCACCACCCGAGCAATGTGGCGCAGTATGCCGCCCTCGGTGCCTTGCAGATGGACAAGAGCAATGTTCACGCCATGCAGGCGGCCTTCCGCAAGCGTCGCGACTACATGCTCAAGCGCACCGCCGAAGTGTTGCCGGAACCTTGCCGCGCTCCCGAAGGGGCATTCTACCTGTTCGCGCCCGTCAAGAGTTTCTTCGGCAAGAAAACGCCCGAAGGCAAGGTAATAGGCGGTTCCATCGAACTTTGCGAATACCTGTTACAATCGCAAGGACTCGCGATTGTGCCGGGTGCCGCCTTCGGTGACGACAGCTGCGTGCGATTCTCTTATGCCGCAAGCGACGAAACATTGCAGAAGGCTTGTGACCGATTTATCAAGGGCCTTAAAGACCTTCGCTAA
- a CDS encoding MMPL family transporter, with amino-acid sequence MMIGLFLTITLLCIYPIENLRWEIQLQDTLKGHEVQADYQTIEKAFGGLGSLIVVIQSKDSAANYTFAQKLARHLENDPAVHYTEYYTDLEFFKKNRLLYASENDLDQVIEKLDKIKDEQIKKHNPLLVDLSETEQEKPVTRDSIEIISQIEAKYFKSLQQDFSNQQGSIRVIDIYPATSVSDLQANRELLKKVERFVEENGNGIHVYYTGKVYDSIKVGKALLPEAKFAGGMAALIILVLLIINFYRQPQLIFISAVPLALPTVFTLALAYILFGRINLFTLSLGLLLPGHACQVLTHVYTRYFHEREKKLSPALCIESALLGIGPVVAASSLVMASLFSAFILVPLPGLREFGILGAIGSVLNLMVCPLLTASLLLLLQRKKPFQIQFESITPTQRRRLFSFKTNWIIIVTISVVSAAAWLYSGKNLSFLYDFKKTELQTEEREAKALIAETGFSTYDPIIVMLPDSSYNDDLVENFEHLQKKGRLKDLGKIYTQYQFLPKISIEKKHKIETLRKLISDDVLARLNPKDSAAIVEMFDNYENDIKDFVLSENIRRKFADKRDNPGVFAFIIPSSDPNNGLTCRHIAKQLQQLDGIHDKTFKICGTPILRASLLDTILGNINKSILLGTVLLWIILLMFYNKLSRAFFTLLPSLFAMSWVTILVHIFDIQISAYSSIAFVLLIGASVDGSLQLWSSYYEKQNGNAWSVLQTKLISVMIAQGASFIGAIAMLFSSHPGINGMGLIAALGLICIFISHFTIYPLVASTLDAYRILKKAKLRHERLIHKNS; translated from the coding sequence ATGATGATCGGGCTGTTTCTTACGATTACCTTGTTGTGCATTTATCCTATCGAAAACCTACGTTGGGAAATCCAGCTGCAAGACACTCTTAAAGGTCATGAAGTCCAAGCGGACTACCAGACTATCGAGAAAGCTTTCGGTGGACTAGGCAGCCTGATTGTAGTCATACAATCCAAGGATAGTGCCGCCAACTATACTTTTGCACAAAAACTCGCCCGTCATTTAGAGAACGATCCTGCAGTCCATTACACCGAATACTACACGGATCTGGAATTCTTCAAGAAAAACAGGCTGCTATACGCCAGCGAGAACGACTTGGACCAAGTCATCGAAAAGCTGGACAAAATCAAAGATGAACAAATCAAAAAACACAATCCGCTACTGGTAGACTTATCCGAGACAGAGCAAGAAAAGCCTGTCACTCGCGACTCCATCGAAATCATTTCGCAAATCGAAGCCAAATACTTTAAAAGCCTTCAACAGGATTTTTCCAACCAGCAAGGTTCCATTCGAGTTATCGACATCTACCCCGCCACCTCCGTTTCGGACTTGCAAGCTAACAGAGAACTGCTGAAGAAAGTGGAGCGTTTTGTCGAAGAAAACGGAAATGGAATCCACGTCTACTACACCGGCAAAGTCTACGATTCCATTAAAGTCGGAAAGGCGCTCCTCCCCGAAGCCAAATTTGCCGGCGGCATGGCAGCACTCATTATCCTCGTCCTGCTAATCATCAACTTTTATCGCCAGCCCCAGTTGATTTTCATTTCGGCGGTTCCGCTCGCTCTTCCGACAGTATTCACGCTCGCCTTAGCCTACATACTGTTCGGGCGAATCAACTTGTTTACGCTTTCGCTAGGGCTTTTGCTTCCTGGGCATGCATGCCAGGTTCTAACGCACGTCTACACCAGATACTTCCATGAACGCGAAAAGAAACTGAGTCCAGCCCTCTGTATCGAAAGCGCCCTGCTTGGAATTGGTCCTGTGGTTGCCGCCTCTTCGCTCGTTATGGCGAGCCTCTTCAGCGCCTTTATTCTAGTTCCCCTGCCCGGACTTCGCGAATTCGGAATTCTCGGTGCCATCGGAAGCGTACTCAACCTGATGGTCTGTCCGCTATTGACAGCCTCGCTCTTGTTGCTTTTACAGCGCAAGAAGCCCTTCCAGATACAATTCGAAAGCATTACGCCTACCCAACGCAGGCGTCTATTCTCTTTCAAGACAAACTGGATTATCATTGTAACAATCAGCGTCGTGAGCGCCGCAGCCTGGCTTTACAGCGGCAAGAACCTTTCCTTCCTTTACGATTTCAAGAAGACAGAATTGCAGACCGAGGAACGCGAGGCCAAAGCCTTGATTGCGGAAACGGGCTTTTCTACCTACGACCCCATTATCGTCATGCTCCCCGATTCGTCTTACAACGACGACCTAGTCGAAAACTTCGAGCATTTGCAAAAGAAAGGCAGACTCAAGGATTTGGGCAAGATTTATACACAATACCAGTTCTTGCCTAAAATCAGCATCGAAAAGAAACATAAAATCGAGACCCTAAGAAAACTGATTTCGGACGATGTTCTGGCAAGGCTCAACCCCAAGGACAGCGCCGCCATTGTCGAAATGTTCGACAACTACGAAAACGACATCAAAGATTTCGTATTGTCCGAAAACATTCGTCGTAAATTCGCAGACAAAAGGGACAATCCGGGCGTATTCGCATTCATTATCCCGAGCTCCGATCCGAACAACGGACTCACCTGCCGTCATATCGCCAAGCAGCTACAGCAACTTGACGGAATCCACGACAAGACATTCAAAATTTGCGGCACTCCGATTTTGAGAGCCTCGCTTTTGGACACCATTCTCGGAAACATCAACAAGTCCATTCTCTTGGGAACGGTGCTACTTTGGATTATTCTCCTGATGTTCTATAACAAGCTAAGTCGAGCCTTCTTTACCTTATTGCCGTCGCTATTTGCCATGAGCTGGGTGACCATCTTGGTACATATTTTCGACATCCAGATTTCGGCTTACAGTTCCATCGCTTTTGTTTTGCTGATTGGCGCCAGTGTTGACGGTTCCTTGCAACTTTGGTCTTCGTACTACGAAAAACAGAATGGAAACGCTTGGAGCGTTCTGCAGACAAAGTTGATTTCGGTCATGATTGCGCAGGGTGCGTCATTCATCGGGGCAATCGCCATGCTGTTCTCGTCGCACCCGGGAATTAACGGCATGGGCCTCATTGCAGCACTCGGACTTATTTGCATCTTTATTTCGCATTTTACCATTTACCCCTTGGTAGCAAGCACCTTGGATGCCTACCGCATTTTGAAAAAGGCTAAACTCAGACATGAAAGACTTATCCACAAGAACTCTTAA
- a CDS encoding ATP-binding cassette domain-containing protein yields the protein MQSFRIITPQIGEPFTIGRKPDNSLVLDNPMVSRYHAVLEFEDKHWNLKNLTQNSVTQVNGNDVETAVLEDGDTILIGPLQLRATLKRGHLQLLLMESVERDLVQTKSLNGNWETLDSLHMDIPEGTSARLHTGKAEISFKDKIVNTQGKSTRLLQLEEGRMIRLPGCTMSFAQGELTCKNLPLGFDVEVENLDVFAGKKQLLNGIDFKLRAGEILAIIGRSGQGKSTLLRLLQGKHKSGNDSFVSIGNLDYRNEEIRKHIAFLEQDPELRRDLTVKETLLDGARVGMSKIDFKRNANGRLEKFSELFGLSARLDNPIRTLSGGECRRVALAKELMGNPGLIVLDEPLSGLDPYNSKILCTHLKQLAFLGHTIILTTHSYEALEIADKVLVLHQGKQAFYGTPKEAYRYFDSEDPETILTNLNDDTASNWQTILQNRVGPVRSTSALEALVPSFFPKTKLSSVFLYKIAITARQWFRDKGKFLTLLLQPLIIGFLFSQIFSDATSLWIVAFAIILSANWLSLSLSIREIVQEKEILQAEFRKGVPILPTILAKAILPTAVAFIQTFIVFAFVGFRTHIWPSPLPLLAVILLMVLPPVAVGLAVSSLSKNAGQANAMLPLLIIPQVALAGALVPLDQMQAIGRILSTIIWSRYNQASLLNLLLERKDAIENTILALGITLCFYIVVAIKLNWSKKAK from the coding sequence ATGCAGTCTTTTAGAATCATCACTCCGCAGATTGGCGAGCCGTTTACCATCGGTCGCAAGCCAGATAACTCTCTGGTGCTGGACAACCCGATGGTTTCGCGCTACCATGCGGTGCTGGAATTCGAAGACAAGCATTGGAACCTAAAGAACCTCACGCAAAACAGCGTAACCCAGGTGAACGGCAACGATGTCGAGACGGCAGTCCTAGAAGATGGCGACACCATTCTCATAGGTCCCTTGCAACTCCGCGCCACCCTCAAGCGCGGGCACTTGCAACTTTTGCTGATGGAATCGGTCGAGCGCGACCTGGTGCAAACCAAAAGCCTGAATGGCAATTGGGAGACGCTTGACAGCCTGCACATGGATATTCCTGAAGGCACTAGCGCAAGACTCCATACCGGAAAAGCAGAGATCAGCTTTAAAGACAAGATTGTCAACACCCAAGGGAAATCTACCCGTCTGCTCCAGCTTGAAGAAGGCAGAATGATTCGCCTGCCAGGCTGCACTATGAGTTTTGCGCAAGGTGAACTCACCTGCAAGAACTTGCCGCTCGGCTTTGACGTTGAAGTCGAGAATTTGGATGTCTTTGCAGGTAAAAAGCAATTACTCAATGGGATTGACTTTAAGCTCCGTGCTGGAGAAATCCTCGCCATTATCGGGCGTTCGGGTCAAGGCAAGTCAACTCTTTTGCGCTTGCTGCAGGGCAAGCATAAAAGCGGTAACGATTCCTTTGTAAGCATCGGAAATCTCGATTACCGCAACGAAGAAATCCGCAAGCATATCGCCTTTTTGGAGCAAGATCCAGAACTGCGCCGCGACTTGACCGTTAAAGAAACACTCTTGGACGGAGCCCGAGTCGGAATGTCTAAGATCGATTTCAAGCGGAATGCGAACGGGCGACTCGAAAAGTTCAGCGAACTTTTCGGGCTGAGCGCTAGACTCGACAACCCCATTCGCACGCTCAGCGGCGGCGAATGCCGCCGAGTCGCCCTTGCTAAAGAACTCATGGGAAATCCGGGCCTGATTGTTCTCGACGAACCGCTTTCTGGCCTCGATCCTTACAACTCCAAGATTCTTTGCACGCACTTGAAGCAGCTCGCCTTTCTCGGGCACACAATTATCTTGACTACGCACAGCTACGAAGCGCTTGAAATCGCCGACAAGGTTCTTGTGCTTCACCAAGGCAAGCAGGCTTTCTATGGCACCCCCAAAGAAGCTTACCGCTATTTTGACAGCGAAGATCCTGAAACGATTCTCACGAACTTGAACGACGACACGGCTTCTAACTGGCAAACCATTCTACAGAACCGTGTCGGTCCCGTAAGAAGCACCTCGGCTCTCGAAGCGTTGGTCCCCAGTTTTTTCCCGAAGACCAAACTGTCCTCCGTTTTCCTGTACAAGATTGCAATCACCGCAAGGCAATGGTTCCGGGACAAAGGCAAATTCCTCACGCTTCTCTTGCAGCCGCTCATTATCGGATTCCTGTTCTCGCAAATATTCTCGGACGCCACATCGCTTTGGATTGTCGCGTTTGCAATCATACTCTCGGCGAACTGGCTTTCGCTTTCACTCTCGATCCGGGAAATCGTACAGGAAAAAGAAATCTTGCAGGCAGAATTCCGCAAGGGAGTCCCGATTCTTCCGACCATTTTGGCCAAAGCGATTCTCCCCACAGCGGTCGCCTTCATCCAGACCTTTATCGTTTTTGCCTTTGTCGGATTCCGTACGCATATCTGGCCCTCTCCCCTACCGCTTTTGGCCGTGATTTTGCTGATGGTTCTGCCGCCTGTTGCCGTAGGCCTTGCCGTAAGCTCGCTTTCTAAAAACGCCGGGCAAGCAAACGCCATGCTCCCGCTTTTGATTATTCCGCAGGTCGCCTTGGCCGGAGCCCTGGTGCCCTTGGACCAAATGCAAGCTATCGGGCGCATTCTTTCGACCATTATTTGGTCCCGCTACAACCAGGCAAGCCTTTTAAACCTGCTCCTAGAGCGCAAAGACGCTATCGAAAACACAATCCTTGCCCTCGGCATCACATTATGTTTTTATATTGTGGTTGCAATAAAACTAAACTGGTCTAAGAAAGCAAAATGA
- a CDS encoding YraN family protein has translation MLKNVPVNKVDKASNRPKGNYIETLASAYLSREGYQILARNYAYMGGELDIVARDRETLVFVEVKSVWNNQQGNPAARVNALKQKKIWKTACHFIVTQKEHAPLGFDTPCRFDVLSARVYQKPLQFAHYKNAFDSNQVIPQV, from the coding sequence ATGTTGAAAAATGTACCTGTAAATAAAGTCGACAAAGCATCCAATCGGCCCAAGGGCAACTACATAGAAACACTCGCTTCGGCCTATCTAAGCCGCGAGGGCTACCAGATTCTAGCCCGCAATTACGCCTACATGGGCGGAGAGCTAGACATTGTTGCCCGCGACAGAGAAACGCTTGTGTTTGTGGAAGTCAAGTCCGTGTGGAACAACCAGCAAGGGAATCCCGCCGCCCGCGTGAACGCCCTAAAGCAAAAGAAAATCTGGAAGACCGCCTGTCATTTTATAGTCACGCAAAAAGAGCATGCGCCTTTAGGCTTTGACACGCCCTGCCGCTTTGACGTGCTGAGCGCAAGAGTCTACCAAAAGCCCCTGCAGTTCGCGCATTACAAAAACGCCTTTGATAGCAACCAGGTGATACCACAAGTATAA